The genomic DNA CAATCCATTGCCCTACATAAACTTTAAACGTTGCTGCAGACATTTTTTCCTGTATGGGTCTTggtctataatattataaagtttcgGTGCTAAATGACGCTGACCAATACTTTTTTTGTACTTCttacttgcatttttttaggcAATAATTGATTCTCTCCAggcaaaaaaatcttttttctagGCACAGTTCTGGGCAAATAAATTTGAGTGCCTGaaagtaaaatatattctaATTGATCTGCAATAATTGCCTGGAAGGAAGAATCAATTTATCGAATGCAAAAATGCCTGAATAAATTAAGTGAATTGAAGTGAATGATACTTCAAGTGAGTTTACTGGAAACAAATATGTAgtttaattgcctgaaataaattgaaaGACACCTCATTAGAGTGACTGTAAATAAAAGAACTGCTTGGAATTAGAAAATTCAATAGTTTTgctcaaattaataaaaagtgcctggaatatataaatCCGTTGCCTAgactgaactgcctggaataaaataataattttcgcTTAAGTGTCTGAAAACTCAATTGCTTGCAATAAGGTAATTTTATGgttttagtcaaaaaaattaaattaaagactTGAAAAATCAAAAGCTCAAATAGTATaatctggaaaaaaatagaatttgtcACCTACAtggattacaaaaaaaacatggatGAACTGCTAAAGGATACATAATTTAACTtgcctaaaattaattaattaaaacttatttgatGTGTGAGGAGGTAAGGCTATAATAGAAGCTCCTGACTTTTAATGGACTTATGACTTGAATGTCCATCTAGTATCAGTAGACTTAGACAATCTGTTGTTGTTTTGATGcagcctataaaataatttaataatctgATAAATAGGTCAGCATCCATCCAGCCTGATGGAGCAGGAAATCCTACTGCTCCAGGAAATGAACCGCTCAAAAAACCGGGATTTATTCGAACACGAGGGAAGACCATAAATGGTGGAATAAACGTATCAGTAGCGCTGATCCAAGCTAATAAAGTTGTGTTTTTTCCTCTCTCTAAAGAAGTTAATCTTCCCACTTGCTTTCTTCCCTTTTCAGCTAAAATTTTTCCCGGTTTTTGAACGCAGGTAATCCCCATCTCATTACACTTAAAAATCCGATGCGGCGGAAAATTAAACTTATCCAAggccttttttaagttttgaaaaaaatcgttaaccCTACATTTGGAAAATCCTGTTACTCTTGCAATGCTGGTTGCTTCAGGTCTTCGAATGGAGAGGATTTTCTGATGACTTAAAAATGAGCTCACCCAGTCTTTTCCTGCAAGTTTTCGATCTTTATTAAAAGGATGACTTATTTGATTGGCTTCAGCAAATTGAAATGCAATCCTTCGAAGATCTGTGGTCCAAAGtccataaaacagtttttccaacaaaattatgTGTTCACATAATTCCTTTTCAGGTTTGAACCTGCCGTGGTGTAGAAGTGGAGTGAGTTGTCGACGCTTTAATCGTGATTGTAAGGTGGTTCTCGGAATACTAAAAACCACACTaccttttttaattgacatctcTTTATTTTGAATCGCTTCTAAGGCACCACGAATGGCATCTTCTCAGGATGATCCGCACCATTTTTCCTctgcaatatataaaatatatttataagaactttttataCTACAGTGGGGTAAGTGAGTCATGCCTGACTCACTTACCCAAtcgttcttaaaatataaaaatttaaatcttgaaaagaCAGATAAATGTGGCAACATTCTAAGCATAACGCGGTATTAAGCGAATATAAGGTTATGGTATGCATTTcatacaatattaagaaaatgcctttaaattggAGAAAATTCTTATTGATttcgcttaaaatattataaaacacgcaaaatttaaaaaatgttaatatttaccttaattttagtaattttcaacTAAATGCTTAAGGACACAATACGCGCTAATAGACATGTACACTACACTGATCGTTGTCGTGCTATGATGCCGGTTGCTCGACATATTTCTAGAAACGCACTTGTGTAAAAGAATTATCCCTCACTCTCCcctaaatgagaattcgactaaTTTATATATCACTAATTTATTAATCTATTTAATTCAATAACTTGTCTTCTCTCCATGGAAGTTCGAAAACTaattcaggcatttttatgCGGTTTTCACCTAAAGCTAATGCAACTCTTAACGAACAATTTGATACGTGAAGAATCTTTGTGGTCAAAGAACTCTCTTAGATGGAGTCAGTTTTGTAAAGCGTGGACCTAAATAAGGCTAAACTGCAATTTCAAAATGCTTCATTTATAAAAACCTTTTTCTCAGTAGAGTGTAGATGCAGTGCTCATGAGAGTGACAATAgattcctttaattttaaaattcaatacattccaggacaatttatttaaaaaatcaggtTTTTTATTCCATCACAAAACCACTCGACATTTGACCACTTCCAGTCCTATTCTCCTAAGGTGCCTAAATTCAAATAATTCCTTTATTACTCTACagataaattcattaaaaattacactATACACAATACTTAAAACTCATCAGGTaagtatataatttattaatcttcTTATACAAAGCTTAAAATACGCtatcaataaaatcataaaCGATTTGCGCCAAACTATCAATCAAAGTATCCGCGTAAGTCTGAATTTGCTCGACGAAACTCTGCACAAGTGACGTGCTGAGCGCGTTTAAAACTGGCGACAATAGTGACCATATCAGTGACCAAAGAGAATCGAGGATTCCCCTGGTGGCCAAACTACGATTTAACGGACCATCCAATGCGGTTACTTCGACCTCACGTCGTTTCCTCGAAGTGGAATTCGATGACGTGTCGCTTGTGAGGCTCGAGCAGATGGGGCTCAACAAACTTTGAGCCAAACTATCTACTGAGCTAACGAGATCCTCGACCAAAGTAAGAACTGCCTCGACAACGGTAGATAGTAAAGTGGTCAAAACGTTGCTGTCACTAGTAGATATGGTAATGCCTTGCAAAAAGGTTAGGGCGTCAGTTAAAGTGGAATTCACTGTGTTATAAAGGGTGGCAACTAAAGTGTTACACACTGAATCTTGCACGGTCGACATCAGGTCAGTTAAGATATCGCGTTGCTGCACCAAAGCCCTTTGGGCCTCTGAAGGTACCTCTGAGTTCCTAAGAGCCAATTCGAACACTTGCACGGGAATCTTCTGCTCGATTATGATGGGACGTGCGACTTTAAATGCCGATTTAACCCTCTGCTGGGCCATGCTAGTAAATATGATTTGTTCCACCAAACTTTTGGGGTACAAGACTTTCGAGAGTTTCCTAACGCTTTTTAGAGCGGCATTCTCGAAAGCGTCTGGGTTCAGTTGCACCAGGTCATCATCTACAATGAATACTTGAGCACCTACGCCCCCGTTAATCGCTTCCAAGACGTCTTCTATACCCGGATTAGGGGTGTTGCTTATTAGTGCGGCCAAATTGTTAATTATTGCTTGGGGGTCTTGGACGAGTAGCTCTAATAAGTTCTCTGTGAGGCTTTGGGTTTGTGCGAGTTGCTGATCGGCCTCCGGATTGGGCTGTTCTAGTTCTTTAGTGAGGTGAGGAGTGGCGATCACCGTAACACCCGTGAGGGCCTAAAAAACCACCCGATAGTAAAATCGTTTAATTTGGTGTAATTATTTACTTACCAAggtgataattattattttttgtagcATGTTGAACGGTGTGAGAAATGACATTGAACCAAGTCGTATTTTGAAATACCCTTATATGAAAATGTGTGTTTACCAAAGGATCAAATCGTATTCTTGTTTGCGAATGAGGCAGCGACAATGGTGAGGGATTAGGATTGTGCCAGTTTTCCGAAAAATCGTTTGACGTTCATGTGATTTTTGGCTCGTATTATTCGCACTATGcagataaagaaaaatgttgatttaaacagaaaaattcGAGGAATCGTATTAGGGACCGAATtctattttgtaatttcttcTGCTTGTTATGGCGAAAGGGCTTATGTGGATATTCATATACATAAAAGTCTACTATCAAAATTGCAGAGATATTAAAACAAAGTTAGAAGTTCTAAAATTGCAGTTATTAAATCATGAAAGTGACATAAATGCATTAACAGAGACATGGCCAAACAGTTCCGTCTATAACcaagaatttaatataaataaaataatatttagaaagGACACAGATCAAATACTTACCggtaaaaaaacac from Anthonomus grandis grandis unplaced genomic scaffold, icAntGran1.3 ctg00000814.1, whole genome shotgun sequence includes the following:
- the LOC126749802 gene encoding uncharacterized protein LOC126749802, whose product is MSFLTPFNMLQKIIIITLALTGVTVIATPHLTKELEQPNPEADQQLAQTQSLTENLLELLVQDPQAIINNLAALISNTPNPGIEDVLEAINGGVGAQVFIVDDDLVQLNPDAFENAALKSVRKLSKVLYPKSLVEQIIFTSMAQQRVKSAFKVARPIIIEQKIPVQVFELALRNSEVPSEAQRALVQQRDILTDLMSTVQDSVCNTLVATLYNTVNSTLTDALTFLQGITISTSDSNVLTTLLSTVVEAVLTLVEDLVSSVDSLAQSLLSPICSSLTSDTSSNSTSRKRREVEVTALDGPLNRSLATRGILDSLWSLIWSLLSPVLNALSTSLVQSFVEQIQTYADTLIDSLAQIVYDFIDSVF